AACCAGCTTCCCAGCTGACCACAGTGCTCCCAATGCCAAGCCTGCAGGTCCCCGACATCACTGCACACCCACCAGGGGCCTCGAAACCCGAGCCAGAGGCCACGGAAATTTCACCATCGCTGTAAAATGTCTGAAAATATCTGAAACATGCAAAAATCCAAATTTCCTCAACAAATCTCAAGAGAGTCGATCGCAGACAGGTTGTATTTGATGCTGGGTGGCCGTGTGATGTAGGCGGCCTGGGCTGGAGCTGTGGCAGCAGCTTCGCTGATACACTGATCTGCACACGAAGGCCAGGGAGCTGTGACGGGGGAGGGAAAAGCACCCCCTTACCAGCACAGCATCCCGGACTGTGAGACCCTTCCACAGAAGTAGGGCTTAACGCCACAGCAAGCCTTCTCTTCTGAAAGCTGTATAACATTACAAAATTgattgaaaaataattcttaacaGAATTCTCTGACTATTCTTTTCCAGACACACACCTGCTGCAGAGCGACCTGATCCCACCCTGAGGGACACGGCTCTTCTGGGAGCTGAGAACCAGTGGGTGAACGCTTAAGTGACCCCACCCCCTGGCCACACACCCCTGGCCTCCCAGAGACCCTGCGGAGACACGTGCCCCTCGGAGACCGCGGGGGCCTCAGGGCCCCGGCCGCGCAGCGGGCTGGGCCGATTTAGCTTCTCACTGCGACTTCAGGACCGATTTCAGTACCGAGTGCAGGCCTGGCCCCGAGCGGGTGAGCCCGTGTGCTCACACCCCGctttctccctctgtccccacctctgtttctccccttctctctctccatctctctctccttccctcctgccctgcctctctctcccacccccaggctcACTCCAGGACAGCcaggctgtgaggaagcccagaccaTGTGGCAGCACCGTGGGGCCCCCTGCTGAGAGCCTGCAGCCTGGGGGCTTGTGGGTGGGTGACTTTGTGTGACTTCAGGTGACTCCAGTCTGCAGGCTTCACATCTCCcagctgaggcctcagcctgGAGCAAACACAAGCCAGGCTGTGCCACACCTGAACTGCTGACTCAGGGACCCTGTGGCAGACAGTAAACGTTGCTTATCGGACCCCAGGTTTGAAGGGGTGGGCACCTGCCCAGGCGTAGGGGAGACGGTCATCAAGTGCCTCAGATCCCCAGCCGCCACCCCCCGACCCTCCAGGAGGCTGGCCTGAGCCGGCCCGCTCTCGGGAGAGGAGCTGAGGGGCCGTCGAGCCACGCAGCCCTCCTGACCAGTCCCCACCTGGCCGCCTGGAACGGGCCGCCCCGGGGTTCGGTGTGCTGAGCTGCTCCTCCACCCACTCACCACCGCTGTCACTTTGTCCCACGTCACAGTCTTCATCCGCCCCGTGAAACCACCCAGGGCCAAAGAGCAAAATGCCCAGCACGCGATCAAAGCGCTGGCAACGCAGCACTTTGAGGCAGCACCTCGGAGAGTGTGAACGGCGCCTGCCTCCCCCAAGGCTCCCAAGACTTCCCTCCAGTAAAGAAAAACCAAGGAGCCCCTCCGCACACCCACTGTCAAGACACAGAGATACTCTCGGACTTGGCAGCGTTGGGCCCGGGAGCTCCGGTGTGAGACGGAGCGGCCCGGTCCGCGCGGACCAGACGTGCGTGCAGAGGCTCTTTCCCAAGGCTGGGCCACACTCGTGTGGCCACTGCTTGAATAGCAGCTCAGAAGCCCGGGACAGGACGAGTCCAGATGGTGTCACCACACAGGGGATCTGGCACCACGCCAGGCCTGCACCAACCACCAGGAGCGGAGTCCCGGCAACGAGAGAATTCTGCGCGTGGGCTGCGGGCcagctctttttcttcctttaatggaGGGACTGTGGTTTGGACCCACAACTGAACCAGGACCTCGCGCACACTAAGCACGCACCCTGCCACCGAGCTCCCCACCCCGGGGCCATGTCTGTCTGCGGAAACCAGGAAGGGGCACATCCCCAGCCCTCACCGCAGCCCCTCGGGGCCCATCGCGGGCACTGCTCTCTGGTCTGGATGGTGGTTCTCCCCGTGGTCCGGGGCCGGCAGCAGTGGCCCCAGGGAGTCCTGGGGCTTAGAGATTCAAACCCTGAGCCCAGTCGTCCTGCTGCGGAAACCCGAGGCCAAGGCTCCGGTCCCCGTGAgttaacaagccctccagaggTGCCGGAGCCTCCGTCTGCGAGCCTCTGATGTGTCCAGGGTGGTTACTGTCACCGTCACACAGCTGGTACCAAGGCACCGACCCTGTGAGCGGCCAGAGGACCCGTCTGGAGACTCCCCAGGACGTGTGATGCTGAGACAGTCTTGTCTCCCAGCTCACCGCTGAGGCTGGGGTCCCCCACTGCAACCCTGACAATCATTTCCATGGGAGCAGAGCACTGGGGAGGTGACCCCAGGACGCGCCTGCTGGGCATGGGGGGGACCAGCACATGGTGTGTTGGGGGCAGGCTGGCACTGGGGCCACCGGACACAGTGTCGGGCATCCTCAGGGGTGTCCGTCCCAGGGCTCAGGAGCTGGGGTAtccaccccagcccccatccaTCACTGGGGGAGCAGCTCTGGGTGCTGACCCCTGGGCATCTTGCCCTACCCCGGGTGAGGCCGGAATCTGTGGCCAGAGGGCCCTCatccaggaaggagagaggggagggcccCCATCATCAGCTCTGGCAGCTTCCTCGGGCCTCCAGGGGAAGAGGAAGGTTCCCATAACTCGCCTGTGCGCCTAAGACCCTGGGGTGCTCTGGTTAATTCCGCCACATGGATGGAGGCCCTCACATCCCATCTTCCCTGGACACCTCGGTTTCTGGGGGTGGGGCGCTGCCTCTCCAGACAGAGTCAATCCTCCGCTCAGACATCTCTGCTGACCCTGAGCGGAAGCAGGGCCCAGTCAGCTGGCCGGGCCGGCCCTCGGCGGGAGAGGCCCTGCCACAGATGACTGGAGGGGGTGACATGGGGCCCAGCAGGGACAGGCAGCTCTACAAGGCCACCTCCCCCGGTAGGCGGGGACCCACTGAGGGCGGGGGCAGAGATACCTGCTCTCCCGGGTGCGGGCAGCTCAGAGCAGCCGTGGCTTAAGGAGGTGCAGTCACCTGGCTGGGTGTCAGGAGGGGCGACACCTTCCCCAGTCACCTCACAGGTGCACCCAGCATCACCAAGGGGTGGCCGGTGAAGGACACTGAGCGTGGGGGTCCCCTCCTCTCCCAACGCCTACCTTCTTCACAACCGGCGCCCACCTCGGCCTGGGGCCTCCCACTGACGGCCTTTTCCAGACCGCGGCACCAGGGGATGACACCCTCCCAGGAGCCCTCCGCCCTCAGGGCGCCCCAGCTCCCGCCCCACACCAGCCCCCCAGGTGGGGCTGTTACCTGAAAAACTGGGTTCGCCTCTTGATGGGCATCAAGCCAAAAAACACAACCAGGCCAAAGCACAGGCGCAGGAAGGTTTATTTCTTGCAGCAAGTAAGGGGGACGCCAGGCTCTTCCCCACAGCAGCGTCCCCCTGAACAGAGAACTGAGGAGGCGTGAAGCCAAGGGCACACGCGCGCTCACGGGGGCTTGGGCGGCCCAGAGACCAAGCTGTGGTGGATCCAAGTCGCGAATCAGAAGAGGGCAGCACCCACGCCCGTCCCGGCCAGTCTCCCCCTGAAGCGGACCCGGGGCCCTGACGAGCGGCGGGGCGGCCCTGCTGCCGCTCCTTCTGCCTGGGGGCAGTCCCTGGTCTCGGCGTTCTTGTCTTCCCTTAAGATCGCCAATGGCTGAGGCCCGCCGGGGTCACTCGGCTGGTTCCTCTCCCCACGGCAGGCCTGGGTGCCGCGCAGAGCGTGGCTGGGCTCCAAAGACATCTGCACTGAGGGCGCCCTGCAGAGGCTGCACCCCAGAAGTTACAGCTCTGCTTCTGAACTCAGTCCAGGGCTGCCCGAGCCCGAGGAGGGGCCCGATGCCATCTCCTGACTGCGTGGGTAGGGGGGGCAAGGTTCTGGGCAAGCATGTGTTTCCCAAGCATCTTTGTgaccatttttggaaaatatactCTGGCGCACAAGGGACAAGAAACCACCGGAAGTCACGGAAGCCACTCTCTGCAGCCTGTGTGtaggtctgtgtgtgtgagcaggTGTGTTTCCACCTCTGCCTCACCCCCTCTCTGGGCTCATGACCACATCTCGGCCCCTAAACTTACGGgcctcccctcttcctgccttccaTGAATCTCCCCAAAAGTCAGGTCCCAAGTGACCTCCCAGAAACGCAGCCCCGGCTCCCTCTGGCCCAGCAGCAGCTCGGATGCCTCTTCTGAGGCAGTGAAAAAACCACACACATGGTTTTGGCGGCAACGTGTTAGAGGCGCCACCACCCAGGCACTGCCACGGACGCCTGCAGATCAACCCCAAGTCACGCAGCCTCTGGTGGCAAACACGCACGAGCTCCAGCACCAAGCACCTCGCGGGCCGCGGGAAGGTGCAGTCCAGTGCTCACGGGCCCACAGGCCCCTAAGTCAGCCGCCTCCAGGCTACCAGGGGCTCAGCGTGCATGACCAGACGTGTCCTTCCTCCCTGCGGACTCCACGATGCACACAGGCCCTTGGCTCCAAGGCCGCTTAAGCCGGGCTCATCTTCCAGAAAGAGCTCCTACCAGTCTGTCCGTACGCTGGTGCCAAGTTTAGACGCTGGTTGTTGGAATGATCCTTGGCAAATAAGGAAGCTGCCATCAATGCAAAACATTGAAGCACACAAAAGGCCTCTGGATGCCAGCTTTGTGCTCGGCCCCGGGCTAGGACCACACCCCATCTCACGCCCTCCTCACGTCCACGGAGGGAACGGTGTTATTACTGCTCCTCTTCCGCAGATGAGGCGCTCAGCCTGAGGCAGGTTAACTAGCTCGCACAACTACTCTGCTAGCACACGAAGCCACACTAGCTAACTCACAAGTACCTTTATTTATGCCcggttttaaaaagtatttttttaaaaagggaatttacTGGCTCATGAAACTAGAAAGTCCCAACTTCAAGGCTGAGTTGGTTCCTAACACAGCCATCAAAGGCTTGATTTCTCCCCACCTCTTCTGTCTGCCTCATTGTACAAGGGCACCCTCTTCAGGGTGGcaagatggctgcagcagcaCCATCCACACGTGACAtgtccagaaagagaaagagaaacatcaTCTCTTCCAGAATCTCCTGGCAAACTCCTTCTCCAGGCTCAGTGGCCCTAACAGGGCACCCCACCACCCCAGAGCTGTGCCCCTTAGAGCCAGGAGTGACTCTAATCTCTCAAACCCAAAGACCAcagtgccgggggggggggggaggagtaAACACGAGGCTTGCTCCTAAGTAGGGGCCTGTCAGGGAGGAGGCAGCACAACTAGAATACTGCGGAGCAGCTGTGAACCCAAGACCATCTGTTCATTCAAACGGTGTTTACTGAGCCCTTGCTGTGGCTCACACGCAGTGTTAGATGCTGGAGACACACCTGAAGGCTCCCCGCCCTCCCgccttcctgctgctgctctgctgCCTCTCCGGGTTCAAGCCTTGTGTCTTCAACAGAACTTGGAGCTGAATAATGTCCTCTTAACCAGCCCTTCTGGGACTGAAGAGGCTCTGTGGCTCTAGGCTGTCATTTAGTTCTGTCTCTCAGCCTCCTTCTCTGTAAGTAAAATCAGGAACACTTCCCCTAGAGTTATGAGAACGAAATGAAAAGGGATTATATAGGAAACAAGGAAACTTCAGAGCAGCAAGACACCCACCCCTGCAGGCATGCAGGTCAACCCTCGTTCTCACTGAGTGCTGCTGGGACTCGGAGTTCTGTCCATTAAACCCAGTGTCACCGTCTGGGGCTTTGTAAAGACACTGCAGTGTCACTACCGACCCAAAGATGCTAGTTCACCGTTTCCACTTAGCCggcagctaatttttttttataatccaCACATTTCTCCCACTTAAGAGGAGGGTCGCCTACACTGAAGCGCCCACCCAGCTTCTAAATTCGTCCTGACATCGGAGCGCCCGGATTCTCAGGAATGCAGGCAAAGGCGAGCCCCGGGGAGCCAGGAAGGCGAGGGGACGCAGCACACCGCGGAGACGCGGCAGCACCGGCAGACCTCACCTGCGCACGGGTCCCGCCGCTCTGCACGGAGGCAGTCAGTCCCCCAGCCAGCGGTCTGAACTGTAAACTCTGTCCCCGAGTCCCCCGCCAGCTGGTCCCGTTCTGGTGAGCCTGCTGCTTTAAACAAGAACTCTGCAGAAGGTCGGCCCAGGTTCCTTGAGCTGACACGCTGACGCGCGGGAGGAACCACAACCCCACCCAGCGGGGACCCGGCACGCGCGGGGCAGCCCGGCCCCCACCGCGCCTCCCCGCCAGCCGAGCGGCCCCTTCACCGGAACCGGCTTCCTGGGTCCCCGGGCGTCACCTCCAAGGGGCCGCACTGCGAACTGTACGGGAGGGAGGACCCGGTACCGGGTCCGGTGCGGCTCGACGGGCTCGACCCGCTCCGCCCTGGCGCCACCTGCCGTGCGGACTCACGGCCTCCGCCGGCCACTCGTCCCGGTGACCGGGCTTCCGCGGCCGCCTGCCGGCTGGAATCGGCGGATCGCAGGAGAACCGGGAACGCGAAGCAGGAGCCCACGCCCACACGGTCTTCTCCGGCCCAGGCGCAGCCTAGAGGCAGCCGCGCCCCCCAGCGCCGGGGGCGGGACCTACGAGGCTTTGCCCAATCAGAAGCCCCCTAGCCTCGGGCCGGCGTCTGTGACGCGGCTGGACCAATGAAGACTCGAGCGCGGGTTTGCTGTGGTCTTCTGGGAAAGCGCCTCTCCCGGAAGCCACCTCGCCTAGAGCCACACCTGGGCGACGTCCCACCGGCTGTCAAAGCTGCCCGTCTGGGGCGAGGGCGGGACCAAGCGCTCGCGTCTGCGCGGAGCTGGCGGGCCGCGCGCGGGAACCCCCGGAGGAGCCGGCGAGACTCGCTCTGTCCCGGGAGGAGGGGGCGCGGCGGCGAGTGGCTCTCCCCGGGCCGCCTCGGGCGAGCGACGAGGGGCACGGAGCCTCCGCGGGCCCGGCCCAACCGTCAGGGTTCTCCGCGGATCCGCGGCCCGCGTGACTGGAGCCGCCCACGCGACCCGGGTCATTTTCCCTACGCGGACCGACCTGACTGAGGCCCCCGCTGACCCGGATCATCTTCTCCTCGCCGACCCGTGGCCACTGGAACCACCCACACTGACCCGGGACTTCACGCCGACCTGGGGTCGGCCCGTTGACCGGAGTCATTACCCTCACGCTGACCGAGGCCGCGGCCCCGCCGTCATTCCCGCGCAGGTAGGTGCACCGCACAGGTAGGTGCACCGCGCAGGTAGGTGTCCCGCGCAGGTTAGGTGCCCCGCGCAGATCGGTGTCCCGCTCAGGTTAGGTGCCCCGCGCAGGTAGGTGCACCGCGCAGGTAGGTGCCCCCGCGCAGGTTAGGTGCCCCGCGCAGATTAGGTGCCCCGCGCAGGTAGGTGCCCCCGCGCAGGTTAGGTGCCCCCGCGCAGGTAGGTGCACCGCGCAGGTTTGGTGCCCCGCGCAGGTGGGTCCTCCCGCGCAGGTAGGTGCCCCTTGCAGGTTAGCTGCCCCCGCGCAGGTAGGTGCCCCGTGCAGGTTTGGTGCCCCCGAGCAGGGTAGGTGCCACCCCCGCGCAGGTAGGTGCTCCCGCGCAGGTTAGGTGCCCTTTGAAGGTTAGGTGCCCCCGCACAGGTAGGTGCAGGCCCCCTGACCGCGGCCGCCCGCGCGGTGAGACGTCGCCTAGCCTCGAGGCAGGTCTTGGACGGGTCGAAGCGCCGCAGGAACGGCCCCCCTCCCTGCCGACTCCCAGACGGCGGCTGGTTGAGCTGCGTGGGTGGAGGCGGAGGACCGAGGTGCCGGGAAACCGCGCGGTCGCCGGGTGGTGGGGAGCtccagagagggagacagggccGCAGGGGCAAATTACAGACTAGCGGTCCTGACCGTGCGCGCACGGACTTGACCTCGGAAGAGCAGGAGCCAGTGAGAGGGCCACTCTGTTTTTGTAGACGGCAGATCCGGGCGGAGCCGACCCGGGACCCTCATCCACACTGCGTTTTCGCTTCTCATTAGTGAAGTTGTTACGGTAACATCCCCTCTCTGTGACCATTGAAGGACGCGGTGCCTGTAGACCGCTAGGAAAGTCAAGATCGGAGTGAGAGTGTGCAGGAGTTGGACTTGAGGTCCGctgaggggctggcagggccgggcacctggcccccaccccacactcctTTCTAGGACTCAGCTCCCGCCCAGCCTCTCCAGTTCTCCCCTAGAGGCACTGGCCTCCCCCTTCCTCAGCTCATAGGAGAGCCTGactccttcccagccctgcctgggatCTTTCATCCTTCCCATAAgccgatttttttttaaagcgaaggtctttgaaatgaaaaacaattcaGTATTTAAGTCTGTAAATCTAAGCACATCCAGTATTTTAGTAATGTTGCCctttgttgggtttttgtttaGTGAAATTTTAATCACACAAAAAGAATACAGCTATGACGGTTGTGCCATATGCTgaagtaaaacaaataataatatttcTGTATGCTTCtggactttttttaaagaaatgtgataTTTGAGCTACAATTGAAATTCTTTTTTGCTGCCACCACCtcttcaccccccaccccatagGACGTCTTCCATCTGACCTGTCTTCCATGGGCTCAAGGGACATCCCTGTGCTCCCAGAAGCTGCGCATCCTCCCTTCTCATCCCAACCCGCCGCCAGCTTTGCTTCCTAGAGCCCCTCTTGGGGGTTGTGGCTCCACCTTGGTCCTGTCCTGCCCCTGTGGcatttgttttcataagccgGCCTTCTCTTCGCCCTCCCAGTCCTTGTGGGTGCCCTCCCAGCAGGCTGTCACCAGCCGATGAGCTGTGCCGTCTGATTGGCCTGGACTGGGCCACTGTCCCTGCCCCGTGCTGCACTGTCTTTACCCGGAATAAACTGCTTCCCTGCTTCTCAGGGGCAGTCACACCTGTCCCAGGCTTACGGGAGAAAGTGGCATTCCATACTGTAGCTTATGAGATGAGATTGTGAAAATTCACAGTGACATCTTCCATCTCTGGGCGTCAGGCTCTTAAACCACGTGTGCAGCATGTGCAGTCTTGTGCCACCTGCACGGCCGTACCCAAGTTGGGGTGGCCCGTGTAGCAGGAGCGACTGAGGCTGGGTGGGGCCTCGCATCGGCATCGGCACACGCCTGGGTGGTCTCCCCGCAGAGCAGCAGGATGTCCTTTGCGGGGCAGCACGCACGGTGACATTCACACAGGCCTCTTCACCCTTCCTGCCCCACAGCCCGGCGCCCTTGGGTGCAGGGAGCACCCGGGCGGAGGCTTCCTCCTGTGGGCCAGAGATGGCGTCCGTGGACTTCAAGACCTACGTAGACCAGGCCTGCCGCGCGGCGGAGGAGTTCGTGAACGTGTACTACAGCACCATGGACAAGCGGCGGCGCCTGCTGTCCCGCCTGTACTTGGGCACGGCCACCCTGGTGTGGAACGGGAACGCCGTCTCCGGACAGGAGTCCTTGAGTGAGTTTTTTGAGATGCTGCCTTCCAGCGAGTTCCAGATCAACGTGGTGGACTGCCAGCCCGTTCACGACGAAGCCACCCCGAGCCAGACCACCGTCCTTGTGGTGATCTGTGGGACGGTGAAATTCGAGGGCAACAAGCAGCGGGACTTCAACCAGAACTTCATTCTGACTGCCCAGGCCTCGCCAGGCAACACGGTGTGGAAGATCGCCAGTGACTGCTTCCGCTTCCAGGACTGGGCCTGCTAGTGGGGGCAGGGCGACACCCCCAGCCTGCACTCTGCCCTCGCCCGAGTCCGGGGGCCCCTTTCTGGGCACGTGCGTGTTTGTCATAGCTGCCTTTTCAAAATAGTAAGATTCTCTATTTTTCTACTTGCCCAGTAGAGACCCTGGTTCTGGAAATTCTGATGAATAAAACAGTGAGTgttgcttctttctctctcctggtgTGTCCGGGAGGTTGTGGGCGGGAGGAGGATGTGTGCAGGTAGCAGTCCCAGCAGAAGGCATTGCAGACCGAGGCTGAGATCCAGGGTGGAGCACCTCGCGGAGGCCCAGGGGCGCCCCCCGGGGCACAGAGCCGGCTCACGGCCCCTCACACTGGAATCCCTCGGGACACTCTGACACACCAGGCCCCTACACCGGCTGGCATGAGGgcgcctgccccctccccccaggccagAGCCGCTCCCTCTGCTGCGTTATTAAAGGGAAACACCTGTGCCCGTGGTGATGGTTGACTGCAGGGCTGTGTGGGGCGGGCCCCGGCCGccggtttccctggtaactgatgagc
Above is a window of Camelus dromedarius isolate mCamDro1 chromosome 18, mCamDro1.pat, whole genome shotgun sequence DNA encoding:
- the NXT1 gene encoding NTF2-related export protein 1 is translated as MASVDFKTYVDQACRAAEEFVNVYYSTMDKRRRLLSRLYLGTATLVWNGNAVSGQESLSEFFEMLPSSEFQINVVDCQPVHDEATPSQTTVLVVICGTVKFEGNKQRDFNQNFILTAQASPGNTVWKIASDCFRFQDWAC